Sequence from the Dysidea avara chromosome 5, odDysAvar1.4, whole genome shotgun sequence genome:
agctagctagctacacacatacacaccaaaAACAGATCATCAGTCAACATCACCGATTACATATTCGTAGTCATCTAGTTTCGCCATTACTATGTCTGTGTTCAGTTCATCACCACGATGATACACCCTATGGAGTACATCAAGACATCTTATGGCAGTAGAGCTGCTGTGGTCTTCTATTATCTGTTTGTCATCATTGGAAATGTGAAAAATGGATGATATGACATGGTAGAGACCTATCCATTGACCTTGTAAAGCAACTAAAACAGCATGGTAATCATTGATGTGAAAATTGCACTCAACTTCACTACCGCAATTGTCACACTTGCTAAGGGAAATTCCAGCAAACAGAGTGAACCCGAACATGAACCTCGGTACTATGATATATATGATCCCAGTTCGGAACACTCCAAGTATAAGCAACCAAACTACAAGCATTGCTACAAGTACTTCGTCTAGAATTTCGAACAATTCGTACATTACTCCTCCTCCGGTCTGCTAAATAATAAACTGAAGACGATCAGAGAATGGAATGCACTACCAATACCACTGATAGAAATGGACAATTTAACTAAATTTTCAGAGGCCATAATTGAATGTCTGTAATGCATTTACTTGTACCTTGTAGGGCCTAATCAGCCTCAGCTGTCTGCCCTATTTAACCAATAGATCTAATAATAATAGTCCCTTATTGTTTTTattatacattaatgatattgCAAATAGAGTGTCATCTTCAATTcgtctgtttgctgatgactgcatcTTATACAGAGTTATCAAGTGTGAAAATGTTTCTATTATCCTTCAGCGTGATCTTGATCTATTATCTCAGTGGGCAACACTTTGGCAAATGAAGTTCAACGTATCTAAGTGTGTACCAATTCGATGCTCTCGATCACTTGATCCATTTCAATATGACTACCAACTACATAATCATATTCTAGAATTAAGAAATGAGCATTTGTATTTGGGTGTCCTGTTACACGATTCCCTATCATGGTCTAATCATATTACTAGAACTGCTGCAAAAGCATCACAATTATTCAACTTTTTAAGACGCAACTTGAGTAACTGTTCTCCCTCAGTTAAAGCCACTGCCTACCTTACTATAGTTCGTCCTGTTTTAGAGTATGCGGCATCAGTATGGGACCCATACCAACAAAATGACATCTTATCCCTAGAAAAGGTCCAACGTAGAGCTGCTCGGTGGGCACTGTCTGGCTATAATAGACTTAGCAGTGTAACTGATATGCTAGAGATTTTGGATTGGCCATCACTTGAATCTAGATGAAGAATTGGTCGActacaaacattttataaagTAATCAAAAACTTATCAGGATTATCCATTCCACCATATTTCTTGCCAACTCAACGATCCACCAGACACCACCACACTCACCACTTTATCCAACCCAGTACACGGTCCAGTTATTATCAACATtctttttttccaagaacaatcaaagattggaacagcttaccagtatctgtcatagaatcagaaaacatagatacatttactaattacttattgtctatctaattgtttgctgtatatcttatgtgtatgtgtggtgttgatcgccccctgggtgcatcggcaattgccgtctgcccagtaacaataaataataaaaaaataatatctatataattattatggttcGTGTCATGATCACGTGAGCGCAGCACAGTTTAGCGCCTCCCAATTTAAGCACCGccttgtaattgtaatttcaatGCTCTGAGTCAATTATAATGCATGGGCGAGTGTATGGGCCATAGATGGTCTCGGCTACATTAGGGTTAACGGAGGGAAATTTTTCCTCGTCAAAGCTCACGTGACTGGTTAATTAGAATACTGAAGTCAGCacattcgtcaaaattttccttgtaaatATTTGACAATGGTGAATACGTCAAAATTTTACCCCGTCGAATTATTATGCTGTACGGTAACCGAAATTCCACTGTATCTTTTAGCGCCTCCCAATCTAAGCACCACCTTCTAATTATTTCGTACGGCAGTTTTCGGTTTCGAGTTTGGGAGTCAGTGAGAACGTTTAGATGGCTAGTGCTACGACGGCTTCTGGACAAAATGATGTACTTGAAGAAACGTAAGTGTACTGATATTTTAAAATGTGTGCGGGACTGCGTTTGTAtgcaagggggtggcactccaatgtATCCTGTACTCTAGCTTTCTTCTGGTGAAGGAGAGCTTTCTTCTACTGTACTGAGGGCACCACACAGGGTGACCCTCTTGCCATGGCCATATATGCCTTGGCTGTAACTCCACTGATTCAAGCCCTTAGGCATTGCCAGCCTGACATATTCCAAGtttggtatgctgatgatgccacTGCTGCTGGTAATTTACAGTCCCTTTTTCAGTGGTGGAAGCACATACTATATCTGGGATCCCGCTATGGCTACTTTCCTAAAGCTGCTAAAACTTGCATTATTGTTAAGCCTGAGTTTTTAGAGTCTGCAAGAGCAATATTCCAAGGAAGTGGAGTCCAGGTAACTGCTAATGGTCAGCATCACCTTGGTGCTGCCATTGGATCTCGTTGTTTTGCTGAAGAGTATGTTGCTGAGAAAGTTAAACTGTGGTCAGAAGAGATCCGTGTTCTGTCTCACTTTGCACCGATGCATCCCCATAGTGCATATGCTGCTTTCATCCATGGTGTTGTTCACAAGTGGAATTTTTTGATGCGAACTGTTCAATCTATTAGTCATCTGTTTCAGCCTCTGGAGGATGCTATTCATCAATTTTTGATTCCTGCGATGTCTGGTAGGAATCCTTGCTCGGAGTTAGAGAGGGAACTCCTCTCCTTACCATGTCGTCTGGGAGGTATGAACATACCCAATCCCACTAAGTATTCTGGTGCTCAATATTCTGGTTCTAAGCGGATCAGTGCCTCCTTGGCTTCCATGATAGAGCAACAATCCAATGACATCTGTATCCTTAATTTACAATCTGCTAAATCTGATATTCGCTGGCTTAAACAACGACATCTGTCTTCTGTTGCTGATTCTGTCAAGTCTTGTCTGGATCCCTTGATGCAGAGGATCGTTGATTTGAATAGTATGAAGTGTTCTTCCCTATGGCTGACAGCTCTTCCTATTCAGGAGCAGGGATTCTACGTAAATAAGCAGGAGTTTCGGGATGCTGTAAGTCTTAGATTTGGCTGGAAATTGTATGATGTCtccagtcactgtgtttgtggcaCTCCCTTCAGTGTAGATCATGCTATGGTTTGCCGCCATGGAGGCCTTACCTTTATTCGTCATAATGAACTTCGTGACTTGACAGCTGGATGGTTACAAGAGGTCTGTTATAATGTTGCAGTGGAACCACCTTTGTTACCTCTTAATGGAGAGACCATTGCTCCTGTTTCTGCCATTCGTAATGATGAAGCCCGTGCAGATATTCATGCGACTGGATTTTGGGGTAGACGCCAGGGTACATTTTTTGATATTATAAGGTTTTTTCACCCCAACGCACCAAGCTACCTTAAGACTCGGCCTGCATCACTTTTTCGAAGGCATGAGTTAGAGAAGAAGTGGGAATATGGTGATAGGGTTCGCAGTGTGCTTCATTTAGCCTTCTTGTTTTTTCTACATTTGGTGGACTTGGTAGGGAGGCAACTATATTCTATAGCTGCGTAGCTGATTTACTCTCTAAGAAACATGGCACACCCTATACCAAGACACTTTCACTAATGCGATGTTCCATCTCTTTTTCTTTACTCCGTTCTGCCATCTTGGCTATCCGGGGCAGTAGGACCGTGAGACCTGTACATGTGGAGTGCCCCACTACCTCTGCTGAACTGCGCTTGGCAGAGGTTCAGCTTGACTCATCTGtttaatgtgtttattttattttgtatctGTTTAATGTGTTCGTTTATGTGATAACACAGttgaaaaatatatatatatatcctgtactctgatcttcgtcctcggtcaaaacgaaagtcaaaagtcaagcaagaaatGTACAGTGGGTCAAAAGACAAGTTCATTTGTAAAGTGCATACCGCAATTGATACTTTTAGAATTAGAACataactgtaattttacaaaaatttgGTCAAGAGTGTCAAGCATGGTTTTTACCGAAAGTCAAAGTCAAAGCTTATTTTTCGAGCTTGACCACCTTGACCAAGgacgaagatcagagtacagggtatattagagtgccacccccttggtATGTGTGCATAGATTGTATAGGGTGCTAAGCATGTGTTACAAGAGTAGTTGGTAAAGTAGGGCGAGCGTTTCCAGACAAAGTttgtacacatgtatgcacCCCAGGAGAAATCATGTGCAAGACTTGCAAGCTCTAAAGCAAGATTCTTGCACGGAAAGTGTTCCTTTTCTTGCAAGTCTTGCAAGTCACTTGCAAAATTCTTGCAACTGATTTCTCCCTGGGACATTAGAAAATTTTCATTTCTTGAGAGAAAAACGGATTCTAAAATGCTTAGTGCCGAATTGTTGCTAATGAACTAGGCTATCGGTAGTATAAATTGTGGGTGGTAAACTATAGGCATAGATTATCGATAATCTATGGTATAAGGTGCTAGGAGAAAGAGCAGTTTAAATTTGTAGTTTGAGAAAATGCCCAAAATTTATGTGGCTAGGGTTTCTGGACACCACTAGAAAAaggcgtacctgccattgttatGGGAAATGCTGCACTCTATTGAGTGTCATGGCCAAGCAGAGACTGATAGCATTCTGTTTGTGTGGTAACTTTGTTGGTGACAGGGATTTTTAAGAAGCAAAATTGCCAGCCTTGGCTTTAGAAGATGTGACATTTGACCTACTGCCTGGAAATCTGTGTCAGTCCTTGCCTTAACACTGAAACAGCATAGTTAAGTAGTGTGGCCCTGCAGATCCTTGCTTGGGGCTTCTCCGGGCTGCTAGTTGTGTTGATTGTGCGTGCCGGTTAACATGTCGCAGGTAATGGACTTGGattccagttgtactatctctacATCATATCCATTCACTGAATAGTGTAACTGATCATTTGTGCTGCCCATGGTCGCTTAGAATTACGAACGGTGCCCTCAATCTCCTGTTaactgagcatagctgaaagtgaagcataatggacactccactttcaagtcagtaattgataaccggggtgcacgttcagatgaaaattttatccctggcgtcatcctttcttttgatgcggtatgcacgGAATAATGatgcaaaaaaaagtaaacaaacaagtagtaaggaaaataaggaattttaaatttgattcaAAAAAacttatgatccctaatcgaatttaaaattccttatttttccttatactaaTTATACTATATTGTAATACAAATGCATGTATTTGTGAATGCATTGAAGAAATCTGTCTGCTTTCGCCCAATGAGCCTGCATTGCCAAAATACATTTACTGCATCTTACTTTGTTGTGTCTTGGTTCGAGCTGTAAAAATTACAGACAAGTGTTCATTTCGATTTCTGTGCAAATTCTCTAAAATGCCTTCACCAAGGTGCCCATTTTTCCTATAATGACATCATGCCACGACAATTTTCGTTATTGCAGATATCGTTCATAAGACATGCACTAAACAAAATGAAAATTACAATatacacagcacaacaattacTAGTCTCGCAGTGCCCTACCCCCCGAAAAGGGATGGCCGGGTGCTGCTAGACTGAACAATTACTAaatagtagagcggcatagtgtGAACAGTGTGtcattaataattgtgaccggatttgcaaaaagaggtCACATCCAATTTGCCTACTTTCACAATTAATAGTTAAGATTGGAGagagctattgacttgaaatttggtcagtagtgggtaccaacatagcttaatgaATGGAGAAATTTTCAGAATTATATTTTagctgaacactaagttatagttcatagaattggatgtgtgtggaagactccttttcacaaatccggtgaAACTTTACCCATaaattgtacatttattgaAATAGTgtcattgcagatttgacctttggtgacctttacaaccatttttgcattgaaaatttATCATTTTTGTCTATCTCGCTAaggcattattttacaacgTAAAAACATGGTTTCAATGGCACGCTAAATTAAATGCCATACTGTTTCTAGTTTATGTGCTCTACCGTATAGccggaaatttttgagggacgaAATTTTCAcaaaactgtgtaaaatccGATTTTTGCTTCttctttttttaaattcacgaaAGTCTAGAAAACCTTGCACATTGGTAATATATAGCTGTGTGCAATCTCAACATTTCACGATTATATTTTCATGAAGCTGTCATTACTTGTGAAATTCGCAAAAGTTTCATCTGTCGAAAATTTCCGGCTATACGGTGATAGTCATGCATAGCTGTTTGTAATAATGTAGTGTTTGGGTGGGGACTTGTCTATCTGTAGATGGTCTGTTCCAGCTATCTCCCTCCGCTTCAATTCTCCCCTTCCCCTACCACCACCAAGAAATAACCAATATCATGTTCACTGTGATTACCACAGTGCCTTGGTGCAAAACAAGTATTCTTGCAGTTTTGAACATTCTGtatttatacatatatagcttTGTTTGTCTGCAACTGAAGTACATGATGCAAGGTTTTATACAACTAAGTGGATGATGTAATGCAGCGAGAGTTGTTGTGCAATCCAATATGAGATGTATCTTTGGAGCCCTAGATACTATACAATTGTATTTATATTCTTgcaaactgattgtgggtttatatagctactgtacgtATGTTGTAGCGCTATTTTTTCTCTTTGAGAAAATTTGAGTTCGCTATCTCAATGCTGCTGCTAAGCATCCCCTTACTACCTGACCATTGCCTTATTTAAAACCAAGAAGTGTTGTGCTGGTCACAAGTTTAACCATTCCTCCCTGGTCCTAGAGTTGATTTACAGGAGTGAACTATGGTGCCGTGGTGCCTTACGAAGTTcttttaaattacaatacatacAGACTACACAATTGCTGTCAATGATTTCAGTCAGGAAAAAGAAGCTTTCCCTCAGCAAGGGAGAAATCAGTAAGGTCATTCTGAGACTGACCAGCAGTAGAACAGCTGCCATGGAGACGCATGATAGCTGAACATAGTACTGAAGCAAGTCTTTGTAAGTGCAAGCATTGTGGTtttggacatgactaaaacgtGGAACGGACTGGAGAACAGAGTCATAAACGGACCAGCTCATACAAGCATAAACATAGATTTTCTAGTGTAGCCTACAGTACAGCATCCCAAAAACAATACTAAGCGAAAAAAAACATCTTGTAGAAGCCCTTGAACACAATTTGTGAAGCATGATTGAGCTACCATCAAGCCTGTGCTTTAATTAATGCTAGTGATAAGCAAATTTGCACTATTTGTGCtgtacataataaacaacatATATAAATTCGATTGTAGCAGCCAGTCTATGAACTACAACATGGCCAATATGACCTCGAAGCCTGCCCATTACCACCCGTCACCTGTTAAAATGGGAACCTAATCACAGCAATTATCCTAACACAAATCCAAGTAACAGCATCTCTTCAACAGGTTGTATCTTGACTTGTTTACAGTTGTAATGCGAAGAATTGAGCACAACAAAGACAGAAATTTAACACCAGCTTTAGTTGTAGAGCTTAGAGCTAAATGTAGAGCAAGTTTCGAGATGGTGTTCTGAGGTTTACTCACTATCATTGATATTGTTTCCAAGTGGCTAATTGTGATAAGTAGACATTTTAGTCCAGTCTGTTAGCAAGTCCGTTTACCAGTCCATTCCACGTTTTAGTCACGTCCCATGGTTTTTCTGTGCAGCTGCGATGAGGTGGTTATGGGTTATATGAACAAATCCTCTGGTAGTTTGGTAAATGAGATCATTGGATCTACTATAATTTTGATAGACATTGGATAGTGCCATGGGTCAAGTTCTCACTGACACAACAAAGCAATCAAAAATATAGCCCACACATGATCATATGGATACACAATTATAAGTTCACCTGTATAAATGAACACATACAATCTACATCATTCTATGTATATTTATTGATACTCACAAGTCATATCATGCACATGCGTATCACCCAGTGATTAGGTAAACATTTAggcatacagtagctagctagtccaCTTTGTCTCTATGTGTGGACTTAGCATCACTTTTATaagctatagtgggcacaaggGCATCCTTCCATGACTCTGTCAGGTTATAGAGAAACATTTGTGAACaactgaggtactctaatagagcagtcagcaactcttatacagtacacatgctGTCATTGTAATACTGTGTGTTTAAATTTGAGTAAAATTCTACTTAGCAAAATATCTGTGTATACATCAACAGTGATAGAGGACTTTTGAGTTGGCCAACTGCATTTTGGGAAGGGTGTACCCCTTTCCTTTACCACCTCCTTATCTACCTTTGATCTCTACATGCAGGTGTTGCAAATCACAGACATATCAAATAGTGCAGTCAAATACTGCTACATGGTAGTCAACTATTCTAACAGCTGCACTAATCACACTATTAAAATAGATCATTCACAGGCCATGTCTTCTTACGTAACGGCTCAGCTTTGCGTGCACATTGAACAAATTTCTGCCAGTAAGAAATAGAGTAGATAAAATGGTAGTTACTCATGTTTACATATATGGTAACCTACCTACCCATGAAGCAAATAATCAAATTAGCCAATCAAGACATTAATATAGCAAATGGTTTTGTAAAGATGAGGGGAACAATGATTACCAGTATACCAAACTATAGATCTGCAGAATGCAataaatgtgtacacatgtatgtagtAGTACGTATTTGTTAAACAATTGTTATCTTCTGTAGGAAACCAGTATCAAAGAAAACACTGAAGCTGGTCACATGGAATATTGATGGGCTGGATCCTAAAAATGGTTATGAACGGACAATAGCAGTGTGTGAAAAGGTTCGGGAGATCAAACCAGATGTGTTGTTCTTTCAAGAAGTTATTCCCATGTCTTGGGACACATTGACAAGTTACCTTTCAGAATATCAACATTTCTGCCAATCCAACACTCTTCCCTATTTTCACACCATCGCAGTGCATAAGGATAGATTGGAGGTTGTAGGAGATGTAGCCATTACAGATTTCCCTAATTCTCAAATGCTTCGTCATTTGCTCCACTGTCAAGTGAAGTTTCACGGATTACAATTGCACCTGTTCTCATCTCATCTTGAGAGCACTTCTAAAGAGGGACCAGAAAGAAAGCGGCAACTACACGAGGCTTTTAATCAAATGGCTACTCTACGCAGTGAAGGAGAGATAAGCATTTTTGGTGGTGATCTCAACCTTCGTGACAAAGAAGTGAAAGCTGTTGGCATTCCTGATAGAGCAGTTGATTTGTGGGAGGCTTGTGGCTCTTCTAAAGAGTACGAGTACACATGGGATATCAGCACTAATGATAATCTAACATGGGAATTCCCCAACAAACCTCGGATGAGGTTTGACCGGTTGTACCTGTGCCCTGCCGATGACCAGAAGATTAAACCACAGAAATTTTCCTTAATTGGTACTGACAGAGTCATTAGTATTGGAAGGTTTCCTAGCGATCATTATGGGATATATACTGAGTTTATATGCCAACCAGGGAAATAGATATTAAACAATGATAATATGTTACAAATCATATTACGGATCTGTTATTACGAATATTGCAGCACAATGTTTACAAAATAAATTGTACACCCAAGTATGCGACTATAATAagcattataaaaataattttaaaataatactgAAATTATTGTAAGCGATCGGGTTCCAGGATTTATGTACAGATATTTTTGTTATCTTCTTTTCAGTGTCCGTAGAAAGATATACGCCAAGCACAGGTAGAAGATTCCATGCAGAAGCAATCCAAGGTGATTGAACCATACATTGTAGTCACTGTAACTCTCTCTTTCCAAGAAATCATCTCCTGATTCAGTTCTAGTCATGTTACTACATGGAGAAGAACACTGTAACTGCTAAAAGCATGTGTTCTTGCATGTTGTGTAATTAAGAGATGGATAAATAATTCAGAATTaatattgagcaaaattttGACAAGGTGATATTGGCAAAAATAACATTAGCAAAATTTCTAATTACTTCCAGGGAACTTAAAAATATTAGTCATTTTAATAAAAAATTCTATGGCATTGCATAAGAAGCTGGAGTTCTGAAATCACATTTTACGATATATTAGATAAGTAAGTGCATATGTTAGcatcacatatttactattATTTAGGGATGTGGAATTATTTGTTGCAGAttttgacctttggtgatctTTACAGCCATTGTTACATCAAAAACATTTATTTCCCTGAGGTAATATTTTACAACATGGTTTCAAATTTGACCTAAGAAACAACTTGACTATGTTTGAAgtgaatattaaaaaaaaacaagttgatttTGTACTACTAAAAACCAGGCTGGCACCATATCAAAAAGTAAATGTCAGAAGGAATGCAATTTTTGTGGAAAATTTATCAAAATTTTTGTATAATGCCGCTATACATACTCTTAGCAAttcagtggcagaggaagtagttaatGTGAGGAGAGGccgaccagagtatagaatctctggcagcagggggaCTGGGGTGCAGCCCCCCAGTCACTTTAGCTTttacaatgtctcaaagtttaacagtttgaagcatttcaactaaaacaccaactttgaATATTTAAAAACAGGCTATTTTGCAGTTAATAAAAACTTTTTTGGTAATATATTGACTACAGGGTTAAAAACACACAGCatatttataagcagtacaaaacgaCACCTGGAGACACTTGATGTCTCAAGTAAGAGGTCAGTGGTTTGATTCCTGCTGTAGGcaaattttttttcatttttagaTTAAACACATTTTATGAAGcattttgactgctttattagagcatattgattttttcacggatttcagccccactccaagaaagataatttcggtgagatatcattctgagggggctAATCCCTCCCTTTCTGCCGCCTATGCTTAGCATACATAATATTACCACTATATAGTAACAATTCCAACAGTCACATACCAGTCCATGGCATTCTCAAAACAGATTGGGTAAGTATAGTTCTGACCAGCAAACTCATTCACAGCCAATATCTGAGGTTAAAGCATACATGGCTATACTATTCTGATTATTTGTTCTCACATTAATGCTATACTTGAAGACGCTGAAATACTGTATCCACCGGAGCCAGGACACAGTATCATTTAACCTGACAAGAAATCCACTAAATACCTAATGGAAATATTGCTGAAAAATAAACAACACATGTTGCTACTACATACTATTGAGACTGTTAATATCATCACATATATCGGATTAGCAATAGAGAATATTCCGATTAATGCACCAATTGACATGGCCAATGATCCAACAGCAAAATATACTAGTGATATGGTCAACGTGTACATGAAATATCTACCAGCCGAATCAATACGTAAACCTGCAATGTGattgttaaaattgtacatCATGACTTCAACTGCTCTTTACCAATCATGAAGTATGTGATGGCACAGTACACAGGTACAGGAATCACACTCATTGGGAGAAGTTCACAGAGTAATTTGGATAGAAAATAAGCTGAGACTCGGTAAAATCCACTCTCTTTCTCGTGTCTGAAAGTCATACAACAGTTAAATGGATACCAGTCTGGCTAATTCTTACATAAACACTGCTCTCTGTTGGATAAACAAGTCCATGGATGCCAAGTTTAGGTAAATCATTGCTAGTATACTGAAGAAGAAACATCCCATTCTGGTAGAAAAAATGCATCCAAATAAGAAATGCTAATCACATGTGTTTACATACATACCGGTCTCTAATTGCAGTCTCCCCGTTATCAAGATTAAAGAATACTGTTCCTACTATAAGTGCCAGAATCATCATGATCAGTGACTGTAAGGGTAAAAGCAgaaatacataattaattaattataatcTTATATAGCTTGTCAATGTTTAGTACTCTAGAAAACATTCTACCAGCCATGGCTCACCAGAGTAAGAGCAGCTTTAGGATGTCTGATAAGATTTTTCAAATTCCGGTTACTAAGGCCTATGAACTGGAACAGCAATACTACACAGGATGTTTCCAGTTTGTTAATACTTACTTGTCGTCCAAAAGATGTAACATGTGCTCCCTCAGGAGTGCTGGCAGTGTTCATGTGGGGCTGCATTTTAAATGTGTGC
This genomic interval carries:
- the LOC136255802 gene encoding tyrosyl-DNA phosphodiesterase 2-like; this encodes MASATTASGQNDVLEETKPVSKKTLKLVTWNIDGLDPKNGYERTIAVCEKVREIKPDVLFFQEVIPMSWDTLTSYLSEYQHFCQSNTLPYFHTIAVHKDRLEVVGDVAITDFPNSQMLRHLLHCQVKFHGLQLHLFSSHLESTSKEGPERKRQLHEAFNQMATLRSEGEISIFGGDLNLRDKEVKAVGIPDRAVDLWEACGSSKEYEYTWDISTNDNLTWEFPNKPRMRFDRLYLCPADDQKIKPQKFSLIGTDRVISIGRFPSDHYGIYTEFICQPGK